The Paraburkholderia acidisoli genome contains a region encoding:
- the queF gene encoding NADPH-dependent 7-cyano-7-deazaguanine reductase QueF (Catalyzes the NADPH-dependent reduction of 7-cyano-7-deazaguanine (preQ0) to 7-aminomethyl-7-deazaguanine (preQ1) in queuosine biosynthesis): MTPEHSPLGKPAAYTEQYDATLLFPIPRAGAREQIGIGARLPFFGTDIWNAYELSWLNARGKPQIAIATFFIPADSPNIVESKSFKLYLGSFAQTAFESADAVRDTIKRDVSAACGASVSVKFDQPGGFGKLPFEEFEGLSLDRLDLDTEIYHPDPTLLKAALDESPVEETLVSNLLKSNCPVTGQPDWGSVQIHYVGPQIDQAGLLRYIISFRNHTGFHEQCAERIFMDILRECKPDRLAVYARYTRRGGLDINPFRTNFNMPMPDNARLARQ; the protein is encoded by the coding sequence ATGACTCCCGAACACTCTCCGCTCGGCAAGCCCGCCGCCTACACCGAACAGTACGACGCCACGCTGCTGTTCCCGATCCCGCGCGCCGGCGCGCGCGAGCAGATCGGCATTGGCGCGCGACTACCCTTCTTCGGCACCGATATCTGGAACGCGTACGAGTTGTCGTGGCTCAACGCGCGCGGCAAGCCGCAGATCGCCATCGCCACGTTCTTCATTCCGGCGGATTCGCCCAACATCGTCGAATCGAAGTCGTTCAAGCTCTATCTGGGCTCGTTCGCGCAAACCGCGTTCGAGTCCGCCGACGCGGTGCGCGACACCATCAAGCGCGATGTGTCGGCGGCCTGCGGCGCGTCGGTGTCGGTGAAGTTCGATCAGCCGGGCGGCTTCGGCAAGCTTCCGTTCGAGGAATTCGAAGGCCTCTCGCTCGACCGTCTCGACCTCGACACTGAGATCTATCACCCGGATCCCACGCTGCTGAAGGCGGCGCTGGACGAGTCGCCGGTGGAAGAAACGCTGGTCTCGAATCTGCTGAAGTCGAACTGCCCGGTCACGGGCCAGCCCGACTGGGGCAGCGTGCAGATTCACTACGTGGGGCCGCAGATCGATCAGGCCGGTCTGCTGCGCTACATCATCTCGTTTCGCAATCACACGGGCTTTCACGAGCAATGCGCCGAGCGCATCTTCATGGACATCCTGCGCGAGTGCAAACCGGACCGGCTCGCGGTCTACGCGCGCTACACGCGGCGCGGCGGCCTCGACATCAATCCGTTCCGCACCAACTTCAATATGCCGATGCCGGATAACGCGCGGCTCGCGCGCCAGTAA
- the mtgA gene encoding monofunctional biosynthetic peptidoglycan transglycosylase: MRREAIGAQAPHKTLRRAPLRNGNARGSRPGALRWIVYVASVFAIAWIGLQVFYLAQIALWNVVDPQTTAFMRSDAARLASERPDLAIQHQWVPYEQISRNLKRAIIASEDANFVNNNGYETDAILQAWERNKKRGHIVRGGSTITQQLARNLFLSREKSYIRKGQELIITWMLEALLDKERIFEIYLNSVEWGNGVYGAQAAARYYYRSTAAQLTPWQSARLAVMLPRPKYFDEHRNSAYLAQRSGVIARRMGAAELPH, from the coding sequence CAGGCGCCGCACAAGACGCTGCGGCGCGCGCCGCTGCGCAACGGCAACGCGCGCGGCTCGCGGCCCGGCGCGCTGCGCTGGATCGTCTACGTGGCGAGCGTGTTCGCGATCGCGTGGATCGGCTTGCAGGTGTTCTATCTCGCGCAGATCGCGCTCTGGAATGTTGTCGATCCGCAAACCACGGCGTTCATGCGCTCGGACGCCGCGCGGCTCGCGAGCGAGCGTCCCGATCTCGCGATCCAGCACCAATGGGTGCCGTACGAGCAGATTTCGCGCAACCTGAAGCGCGCGATCATCGCCTCGGAAGACGCCAACTTCGTCAACAACAACGGCTACGAAACCGACGCCATCCTGCAGGCGTGGGAGCGCAACAAGAAGCGCGGCCATATCGTGCGCGGCGGCTCGACCATCACGCAGCAACTCGCGCGCAACCTGTTTCTGTCGCGCGAAAAGAGCTATATCCGCAAAGGCCAGGAACTCATCATCACGTGGATGCTGGAAGCGCTGCTCGACAAGGAGCGCATCTTCGAGATCTATCTGAATTCGGTGGAGTGGGGCAACGGCGTGTATGGCGCGCAGGCGGCCGCGCGTTACTACTACCGCAGCACGGCGGCGCAACTCACGCCGTGGCAGTCGGCGCGGCTCGCGGTCATGCTGCCGCGCCCGAAATACTTCGACGAGCATCGCAACTCCGCGTATCTCGCGCAGCGCAGCGGCGTGATCGCGCGGCGCATGGGCGCGGCGGAGTTGCCGCATTGA
- a CDS encoding 5'-nucleotidase — translation MSVSLTDKLVVAISSRALFDFEEENRVFEAGDLGAYEQLQRERLNVPARPGVAFGLMRKLLALNTGAHHVEVVILSRSDPISGLRAFSSCREHGLNIQRGVFTRGRTPWHYLKPLNASLFLSANPDDVRAALEAGFPAARVFPRVFPRPDANSATMSAASADRNANEIRIAFDGDAVLFSDEAEQIFQQQGLGAFVSHERDNRDLPLAHGPLQPLLAALHRLQKLADGNAQNMRIRTALVTARSAPAHERAIRTLMAWNIEIDEAMFLGGLEKGPFLREFEPDFFFDDQIRHCESARSVTATGHVALGAANAAPGLATASHTTADTRAP, via the coding sequence GTGTCCGTCTCGCTCACCGACAAGCTCGTCGTCGCCATTTCGTCGCGCGCCCTCTTCGACTTCGAGGAAGAAAACCGCGTGTTCGAAGCGGGCGACCTCGGCGCCTACGAACAGCTCCAGCGCGAGCGCCTGAACGTGCCCGCGCGGCCTGGCGTCGCGTTTGGGCTCATGCGCAAGCTGCTCGCGCTGAACACGGGCGCGCATCACGTCGAAGTCGTGATCCTCTCGCGCAGCGACCCGATCAGCGGCCTGCGCGCGTTCAGCTCGTGCCGCGAGCACGGCCTGAACATCCAGCGCGGCGTGTTCACGCGCGGCCGCACGCCGTGGCATTACCTGAAGCCGCTCAACGCGTCGCTATTTCTATCGGCGAATCCGGACGACGTGCGGGCCGCGCTCGAAGCGGGCTTTCCCGCCGCGCGCGTGTTCCCGCGCGTCTTCCCACGACCCGACGCGAATTCGGCGACAATGTCGGCTGCCAGCGCGGATCGCAACGCGAACGAAATTCGCATCGCGTTCGACGGCGATGCGGTGCTGTTTTCCGACGAAGCCGAGCAGATCTTCCAGCAGCAAGGCCTGGGCGCCTTCGTGAGCCACGAGCGCGACAACCGCGACCTGCCGCTCGCGCACGGCCCGCTGCAGCCGCTGCTCGCGGCGTTGCACCGGCTGCAGAAGCTCGCGGACGGCAACGCGCAGAACATGCGCATCCGCACCGCGCTCGTGACCGCGCGTTCGGCGCCCGCGCACGAACGCGCGATCCGCACGCTGATGGCCTGGAACATCGAAATCGACGAAGCGATGTTCCTCGGCGGACTCGAAAAAGGCCCGTTCCTGCGCGAGTTCGAACCCGATTTTTTCTTCGACGACCAGATCCGCCATTGCGAATCCGCGCGCTCGGTCACGGCGACCGGACACGTCGCGCTCGGCGCGGCCAATGCCGCCCCGGGCCTCGCAACGGCCAGCCACACAACCGCAGACACCCGCGCACCATGA
- a CDS encoding DUF3683 domain-containing protein yields the protein MNAPQVFDPHGAAAAVAADIEPRLREIPYNYTSFSDREIVIRLLGETAWEALAELRAERRTGRSARMLYEVLGDIWVVRRNPYLQDDLLDNPKRRALLVEALNHRLAEIEKRRRADLSEHTDSEGVNRAARVETLVSAARRAVGDFSAEFEKMADLRRRANKVLGKCTAKDNIRFDGLARVSHVTDATDWRVEYPFVVLTPDTEAEIAGLIKACFELGLTVIPRGGGTGYTGGAVPLTPFSAVINTEKLEELGAVEMTSLPGVDREVATIFSGAGVVTRRVTEAADAAGFVFAVDPTSLDASCIGGNVAMNAGGKKAVLWGTALDNLAWWRMVDPQGNWLEVTRLEHNMGKIHDIEVARFELKWFDGNYAPGEKLLRTEPLEIAGRVFRKEGLGKDVTDKFLAGLPGIQKEGCDGLITSARWVLHKMPAHTRTVCLEFFGQAREAIPSIVEIKDYMFEQTRQGGAILAGLEHLDERYLRAVGYATKSKRNAFPKMVLIGDIVGDDADAVATATSEVIRMANGKSGEGFVAVSAEARKRFWLDRSRTAAIAKHTNAFKINEDVVIPLNRMGEYTDGIERINIELSIKNKLQLIDALEAFFKEGKLPLGKSDDANEIPSAELLEDRVQQALDLLKRVRERWSFVGANLDLPLAEAQHTLVQLGYEALAEKFADRVDAQAGVNVFHVTQDRTVRISWKQEVRAELRQIFNGGAFKPILDEAQAIHKKVLRGRVFVALHMHAGDGNVHTNLPVNSDNYEMLQDAHVAVARIMKLARSLDGVISGEHGIGITKLEFLTEDEIAEFRAYKQRVDPEGRFNKGKLLEGADLRNAYTPSFGLMGYESLIMQQSDIGAIADSVKDCLRCGKCKPVCATHVPRANLLYSPRNKILATSLLVEAFLYEEQTRRGVSIKHWDEFNDVADHCTVCHKCVTPCPVKIDFGDVTMNMRNLLRKMGKKKFNAGNAAGMFFLNATNPQTINLARTAMMGVGYKAQRLGNDVLKKFVKKQAALPPATTGKPPVVEQVIHFVNKKMPGNLPKKTARALLDIEDNKIVPIIRNPKTTSVDSEAVFYFPGCGSERLFSQVGLATQAMLWEAGVQTVLPPGYLCCGYPQRGSGQFDKAEKIVTDNRVLFHRVANTLNYLDIKTVVVSCGTCYDQLAGYEFDKIFPGCRIIDIHEFLLEKNIKLDGVSGTRYMYHDPCHTPIKTIDPVKLVNELMGSEKDGYKIEKNDRCCGESGTLAVTRPDISTQVRFRKEEEIRKGAAKLRGIPVVANGASGTTGENGKQAATPEEANGQGTAQDVKILTSCPSCLQGLSRYNEDASIEADYIVVEIARHVLGENWMADYVSKANHGGIERVLV from the coding sequence ATGAACGCACCTCAAGTTTTCGATCCTCACGGCGCCGCCGCAGCCGTGGCCGCCGACATCGAACCGCGCCTGCGCGAGATTCCGTATAACTACACGTCCTTTTCGGACCGCGAGATCGTCATACGCCTGCTGGGCGAGACGGCCTGGGAAGCGCTCGCCGAACTGCGCGCGGAACGCCGCACCGGCCGCTCGGCGCGCATGCTGTACGAAGTGCTCGGCGACATCTGGGTGGTGCGCCGCAACCCGTATCTGCAGGACGACCTGCTCGACAACCCGAAGCGCCGCGCGCTGCTGGTCGAGGCGCTCAACCATCGTCTCGCCGAAATCGAAAAGCGCCGCCGCGCCGACCTCTCCGAACACACCGACAGCGAAGGCGTGAACCGCGCCGCGCGCGTGGAGACGCTGGTCTCGGCCGCGCGCCGCGCCGTCGGCGATTTTTCGGCGGAATTCGAGAAGATGGCCGACCTGCGCCGCCGCGCGAACAAGGTGCTCGGCAAGTGCACGGCGAAGGACAACATCCGCTTCGACGGCCTCGCGCGCGTCTCGCACGTCACCGACGCCACCGACTGGCGCGTGGAATACCCGTTCGTGGTCCTCACGCCCGACACCGAAGCCGAGATCGCCGGTCTCATCAAGGCGTGCTTCGAACTCGGTCTGACCGTGATTCCGCGCGGGGGCGGCACGGGCTACACGGGCGGCGCGGTGCCGCTCACGCCGTTCTCGGCCGTCATCAACACGGAAAAGCTCGAGGAACTGGGCGCGGTCGAAATGACCTCGCTGCCCGGCGTCGATCGCGAAGTGGCGACCATTTTCTCGGGCGCGGGCGTGGTCACGCGCCGCGTGACCGAGGCCGCCGACGCGGCCGGCTTCGTGTTCGCCGTGGATCCGACCTCGCTCGACGCCTCGTGTATCGGCGGCAACGTGGCGATGAACGCGGGCGGCAAGAAAGCGGTGCTGTGGGGCACGGCGCTCGACAATCTCGCCTGGTGGCGCATGGTCGACCCGCAGGGCAACTGGCTCGAAGTCACGCGCCTCGAACACAACATGGGCAAGATCCACGACATCGAAGTCGCGCGCTTCGAGCTGAAGTGGTTCGACGGCAACTACGCGCCGGGCGAAAAGCTGCTGCGCACGGAGCCGCTCGAAATTGCCGGCCGCGTGTTCCGCAAGGAAGGTCTCGGCAAGGACGTCACGGATAAATTCCTCGCGGGCCTGCCGGGCATCCAGAAGGAAGGCTGCGACGGCCTCATCACGTCGGCGCGCTGGGTGCTGCACAAGATGCCCGCGCACACGCGCACCGTCTGCCTCGAATTCTTCGGCCAGGCGCGCGAGGCGATTCCGAGCATCGTCGAGATCAAGGACTACATGTTCGAGCAGACGCGCCAGGGCGGCGCGATTCTCGCGGGCCTCGAACATCTGGACGAACGCTATCTGCGCGCGGTCGGTTACGCGACCAAGAGCAAGCGCAACGCGTTCCCGAAGATGGTGCTGATCGGCGATATCGTCGGCGACGACGCGGACGCGGTGGCCACGGCCACCTCGGAAGTGATCCGCATGGCCAACGGCAAGAGCGGCGAAGGCTTCGTTGCCGTGAGCGCCGAGGCGCGCAAGCGCTTCTGGCTCGACCGCAGCCGCACGGCCGCCATCGCCAAACACACCAACGCGTTCAAGATCAACGAAGACGTCGTGATTCCGCTCAATCGCATGGGCGAATACACCGACGGCATCGAGCGCATCAACATCGAACTGTCGATCAAGAACAAGCTGCAACTGATCGACGCGCTCGAGGCGTTCTTCAAGGAAGGCAAGCTGCCGCTCGGCAAGAGCGACGACGCGAACGAAATCCCCAGCGCGGAGCTGCTCGAAGACCGCGTGCAGCAGGCGCTCGACCTGCTCAAGCGCGTGCGCGAGCGCTGGAGCTTCGTGGGCGCGAATCTCGACCTGCCGCTCGCCGAGGCGCAGCACACGCTCGTGCAGCTCGGCTATGAAGCGCTGGCGGAAAAGTTCGCCGACCGCGTGGACGCGCAAGCGGGCGTCAACGTTTTCCACGTGACGCAGGACCGTACGGTGCGCATCTCGTGGAAGCAGGAAGTGCGCGCCGAACTGCGCCAGATCTTCAACGGCGGCGCGTTCAAGCCGATCCTCGACGAAGCCCAGGCCATCCACAAGAAGGTGCTGCGCGGCCGCGTGTTCGTCGCGCTGCACATGCACGCCGGCGACGGCAACGTGCACACCAACCTGCCGGTCAACTCGGACAACTACGAGATGCTGCAGGACGCGCACGTGGCCGTGGCGCGCATCATGAAGCTCGCGCGTTCGCTCGACGGCGTGATCTCGGGCGAGCACGGCATCGGCATCACGAAGCTCGAATTCCTCACCGAAGACGAGATCGCCGAATTCCGCGCGTACAAGCAGCGCGTGGACCCGGAAGGGCGCTTCAACAAGGGCAAGCTGCTCGAAGGCGCGGACCTGCGCAACGCCTATACGCCGTCGTTCGGCCTGATGGGTTACGAATCGCTGATCATGCAGCAGTCCGACATTGGCGCGATTGCCGACTCGGTGAAGGACTGCCTGCGCTGCGGCAAGTGCAAGCCCGTGTGCGCGACGCACGTGCCGCGCGCGAACCTGCTGTACAGCCCGCGCAACAAGATTCTCGCCACCTCGCTGCTGGTGGAGGCGTTCCTGTATGAGGAGCAGACGCGCCGCGGCGTCTCCATCAAGCACTGGGACGAGTTCAACGACGTGGCCGACCATTGCACCGTCTGCCACAAGTGCGTGACGCCGTGCCCGGTCAAGATCGACTTCGGCGACGTGACGATGAACATGCGCAACCTGCTGCGCAAGATGGGCAAGAAGAAGTTCAACGCGGGCAACGCGGCGGGCATGTTCTTCCTCAACGCCACCAATCCGCAGACCATCAATCTCGCGCGCACCGCGATGATGGGCGTGGGCTACAAGGCGCAGCGCCTCGGCAACGACGTGCTGAAGAAGTTCGTGAAGAAGCAGGCCGCGCTGCCGCCCGCGACCACCGGCAAGCCGCCCGTGGTCGAGCAGGTGATCCACTTCGTCAACAAGAAGATGCCGGGCAATCTGCCGAAGAAGACGGCGCGCGCGCTGCTCGACATCGAAGACAACAAGATCGTGCCGATCATCCGCAACCCGAAAACGACGTCGGTCGATTCGGAAGCGGTGTTCTACTTCCCCGGCTGCGGCTCGGAGCGTCTGTTCTCGCAGGTGGGCCTTGCGACCCAGGCGATGTTGTGGGAAGCGGGCGTGCAAACCGTGCTGCCGCCGGGTTATCTGTGCTGCGGCTATCCGCAGCGCGGCTCGGGCCAGTTCGACAAGGCCGAGAAGATCGTCACGGACAACCGCGTGCTGTTCCATCGCGTGGCCAATACGCTCAACTACCTCGACATCAAGACGGTGGTGGTCTCGTGCGGCACGTGTTACGACCAGCTCGCCGGTTATGAATTCGACAAGATCTTCCCGGGCTGCCGCATTATCGACATCCACGAGTTCCTGCTCGAAAAGAACATCAAGCTCGATGGCGTCTCGGGTACGCGCTACATGTATCACGACCCGTGCCACACGCCGATCAAGACGATCGACCCGGTGAAGCTCGTCAACGAACTCATGGGTTCGGAAAAAGACGGCTACAAGATCGAGAAGAACGATCGCTGCTGCGGCGAATCGGGCACGCTCGCGGTCACGCGCCCGGACATTTCGACGCAGGTGCGCTTCCGCAAGGAAGAGGAAATCCGCAAGGGCGCGGCCAAATTGCGCGGCATTCCGGTCGTGGCCAACGGCGCGAGCGGCACGACGGGCGAGAACGGCAAGCAGGCGGCCACGCCCGAGGAAGCGAACGGGCAGGGCACGGCGCAGGACGTGAAGATCCTCACGAGCTGCCCGTCGTGCCTGCAAGGTCTGTCGCGCTACAACGAAGACGCCAGCATCGAAGCCGACTACATCGTGGTGGAGATCGCGCGCCACGTGCTCGGCGAGAACTGGATGGCCGACTACGTGAGCAAGGCCAACCATGGCGGAATCGAGCGCGTGCTGGTTTAA
- a CDS encoding HIT family protein, whose protein sequence is MECVFCKEEGGDVLWQDERLRVVLATNEVDYPGFCRVIWHAHVAEFSDLAAADRDHLMRVVYATERALRRVMQPSKVNLASLGNQVPHVHWHVIPRFTNDAHFPLPVWAPRQRTVSEAMLGQRRAQATLLREAVRQEIDQALA, encoded by the coding sequence ATGGAATGCGTATTCTGCAAAGAGGAAGGCGGCGACGTGCTGTGGCAGGACGAGCGCCTGCGCGTCGTGCTGGCAACGAATGAAGTCGACTATCCGGGCTTTTGCCGGGTCATCTGGCATGCGCACGTGGCGGAATTCTCGGATCTCGCCGCTGCCGACCGGGATCATCTGATGCGCGTGGTGTACGCGACGGAGCGTGCGCTGCGCCGCGTCATGCAGCCTTCGAAGGTGAATCTCGCGAGCCTCGGCAATCAGGTCCCGCACGTGCACTGGCACGTGATCCCGCGCTTCACCAACGACGCGCATTTCCCGCTGCCCGTGTGGGCGCCGCGCCAGCGCACGGTCTCCGAGGCCATGCTCGGCCAGCGCCGCGCCCAGGCCACGCTGCTGCGCGAGGCGGTGCGCCAGGAAATCGACCAGGCGCTCGCCTGA
- the ilvA gene encoding threonine ammonia-lyase, biosynthetic: MASHDDYLKKILTARVYDVARETELEPARNLSARIRNRVFLKREDNQPVFSFKLRGAYNKMAHLTPAQLERGVITASAGNHAQGVALSAARLGVKAVICVPVTTPQVKVDAVRAHGGATVEIVQAGESYSDAYTHAVQLQEERGLTFVHPFDDPYVIAGQGTVAMEVLSQHQAPIHAIFVPIGGGGLAAGVAAYVKAVRPEIKVIGVQTDDSCAMARSMKAGERVELSEVGLFSDGTAVKLVGEETFRLCQQYLDDVLTVDTDALCAAIKDVFQDTRSVLEPAGALAVAGAKQYAERTGVEGQTLVAITSGANMNFDRMRFVAERAEVGEAREAVFAVTIPEERGSFKRFCELVGTRSVTEFNYRIDDAERAHIFVGVQIRNRGESQEIAQTFVSHGFPTVDLTGDELSKQHIRYMVGGRSPLAHDERLFRFEFPERPGALMRFLSSMAPNWNISLFHYRNQGADYSSILVGIQVPAAEHAEFSRFLATIGYPYYEETQNPVYRLFLA, encoded by the coding sequence ATGGCTTCCCACGACGATTACCTGAAGAAGATCCTCACCGCCCGCGTCTATGACGTCGCCCGCGAAACGGAACTCGAGCCCGCGCGCAATCTCTCCGCCCGCATTCGCAACCGCGTCTTCCTCAAGCGCGAAGACAACCAGCCGGTGTTTTCCTTCAAGCTGCGCGGCGCCTACAACAAGATGGCCCATCTCACGCCCGCGCAGCTCGAGCGCGGCGTGATCACCGCCTCGGCGGGCAATCACGCGCAGGGCGTCGCGCTTTCGGCGGCGCGCCTCGGCGTGAAGGCCGTGATCTGCGTGCCCGTCACCACGCCGCAGGTCAAGGTCGATGCCGTGCGCGCCCACGGCGGCGCGACCGTCGAGATCGTCCAGGCGGGCGAATCCTATAGCGACGCCTACACGCACGCCGTGCAGCTTCAGGAAGAACGCGGCCTGACCTTCGTGCATCCCTTCGACGATCCCTACGTGATCGCCGGCCAGGGCACCGTCGCCATGGAAGTGCTGAGCCAGCATCAGGCCCCGATTCACGCGATCTTCGTGCCGATCGGCGGCGGCGGCCTCGCGGCGGGCGTGGCGGCCTATGTGAAAGCGGTGCGGCCCGAGATCAAGGTGATCGGCGTGCAGACCGACGACTCCTGCGCCATGGCCAGGTCGATGAAGGCGGGCGAGCGCGTCGAACTGAGCGAGGTCGGCCTGTTCTCGGACGGCACGGCCGTCAAGCTCGTGGGCGAGGAAACCTTCCGGCTGTGCCAGCAGTATCTCGACGATGTGCTCACCGTCGACACCGACGCGCTGTGCGCCGCCATCAAGGACGTGTTCCAGGACACGCGCAGCGTGCTCGAACCGGCGGGCGCGCTGGCCGTGGCGGGCGCGAAGCAGTACGCCGAACGCACGGGCGTCGAAGGCCAGACACTCGTCGCGATCACCTCGGGCGCGAACATGAACTTCGACCGCATGCGCTTCGTGGCGGAACGCGCCGAAGTGGGCGAGGCGCGCGAGGCCGTGTTCGCCGTGACGATTCCCGAGGAACGCGGCAGCTTCAAGCGCTTCTGCGAACTCGTGGGCACGCGCAGCGTCACCGAATTCAACTACCGTATCGACGACGCCGAGCGCGCGCATATCTTCGTGGGCGTGCAGATCCGCAATCGCGGCGAGTCGCAGGAGATCGCGCAGACCTTCGTTTCGCACGGTTTCCCCACGGTCGATCTCACCGGCGACGAACTCTCGAAGCAGCACATCCGCTACATGGTGGGCGGCCGCTCGCCGCTCGCGCACGACGAGCGCCTGTTCCGCTTCGAGTTTCCGGAGCGGCCGGGCGCGCTGATGCGCTTTCTCTCTTCGATGGCGCCGAACTGGAACATCAGCCTGTTCCACTACCGCAACCAGGGCGCGGATTACAGCTCGATCCTCGTCGGTATTCAGGTGCCTGCCGCCGAACACGCGGAATTCAGCCGCTTCCTCGCCACCATCGGCTATCCGTATTACGAGGAAACGCAGAACCCCGTGTATCGGCTGTTCCTCGCCTGA